The following nucleotide sequence is from Pseudobutyrivibrio ruminis HUN009.
TGTTCTAGACACACAGCACCTTCCATCAACTCCAACAACATTTATAGTTTCAACCTTCATTTTATTAAGAAACAGTTCAAATTCATCGTTAGAAAAAGCACTTGGTAATCTTTTCTTAAATATACAATCAGACTCAATCAATAGGTCTTCCGCTAAATCAAAATTTTCATCCTTGCCACTTCTTCCTGTATTTCTAACATACACAACAGGAATATCAGCTTTTACTGCTTCACTTATTCTATTATTTACTCTCTTTACCAAATCTGGCTTATAGTTTTTTAGATATCGTTGTTGCACATCAATAACAAGTAATATTTTCATAAACCACCTACATTTACTATTTCTCCCTGTTTATCCACTATCAAAATTATATCATAGTACATTAATAAATAGCGGTATAATTCGGGCCTGCAGTTAGTCCTAACTAATTTTTGTTCTGTTTTTTCATAAAAATTTCATTAATGTTCGGGATTGAAAAACACTTCTTTAGGGTGTATCATCTGATTACAAAAAGCAAACATATTTTCGGAAATTATGTTCGATAAATGGAGATTTATTATGTGTACTAGATATGCTTTAGAAAAAAGTCTTACAGGATTAAAAGATATAATTGAAATAGCAGAACGATCTTCTCTAACCACTAAGTTTATAGATACCCATGCAAAACCACTTGTCACTGACGGCGAAGTACGTCCAACTGACATTGTTCCAGTCATAGCTCCTAATTCAAAAGGAGCACGAAGTGTCTTTCCAATGCAATGGGGATTTATCGGAAGGGATAATAAACGATCAATCTTCAATGCTCGTTACGAAACAGCCAGCATTAAACCAACTTTCAAAGAAGCATGGCGATCTCACAGGTGTATTATTCCCGCTTCATACTATTTTGAATGGGAACATTTTAGAAGCCCAGATGGTCGAGTCAAAACTGGTGATAAATACGCTATACAACCAAGTGGTTCTACTATCACCTGGCTTTGCGGTTTATATAAAATTGAAAATGGATATCCAGTATTCGTTATTCTTACAAAAGAACCAACAGAAAATCTTAAGCAAATACATGACAGAATGCCACTTATGCTACCTGCAGACAAAGTGGATGAATGGATAAATCCGTCATCTAACCCGGAAGAATTAATTCCTTTTGCATTATCAGATGTTGTTGCTGAGAAAATACTATTAAGTCGTTATTAGATTCAGCCTACATCTTTAGTGGGAATAAATAGGGACACTCCAAAGAGTTACTATATACACAGTTAATACAGTAAATAGCAACTTATACGGAGGTGTTTTTATGAAAGGATACATTATTGACGCAGGATATATGGGATATGTTGATGGCGAATACGAGTTATTTGCTACAGAGGACGATTATTTAGAATACATGGCTGCATAATCTCATATAAAAATCTATACATGGAGAGAAAGCCTATGGAACTTGCAAATCAAATCATTGCAGTAGATTTCGATAATACACTATGTTTCAGTGATTGGCCTAATCTAGGCAAACCAAATCTGCCGCTAATACAATACCTTAAAAAGCAAAAAGCATCAGGAAGCAAAATTATACTATGGACCTGTCGTGCTGGCAAACCACTTGATGATGCCGCAGCTTGGTGTCGAGAGCAGGGTTTAGTTTTCGATGCAATCAATGATAATCTTCCAGAAATTGTTGAGCTATACGGAAATAACAGTAGAAAAATTACTTGTGACATCTACATTGATGACAGAAATATGAAAATTGAAGAATTGCTTGCAGCTAATAGCTAAAAGAAAAAAGACTTTGGATATTATCCAAAGTCTTTTGTTTAGCGTGCGTGAGAAGATTCGAACTCCCGACACCTTGGTCCGTAGCCAAGTGCTCTATCCAGCTGAGCTACACACACATAATAAAAGTAGCGAGAGGGGGATTCGAACCCTCGACACCGCGGGTATGAACCGCGTGCTCTAGCCAACTGAGCTATCTCGCCATATTAAAATGCGCGATCAGGGGTTCGAACCCTGGACACCCTGATTAAGAGTCAGGTGCTCTGCCAGCTGAGCTAATCGCGCATGATATAAGTATTAAGAGCGGGTGATGGGAATCGAACCCACGTATTCAGCTTGGAAGGCTGATGTTCTACCATTGAACCACACCCGCAAATATTTAATTAGTCGGGGTGACAGGATTCGAACCTGCGACCCCCTGGTCCCAAACCAGGTGCTCTAGCCAAACTGAGCCACACCCCGATGTTTTAGGATAAGCTCCCCAAGTAGGACTCGAACCTACGACAACTCGGTTAACAGCCGAGTGCTCTACCAACTGAGCTATTGAGGATTATTAATATTCTTTCAAATCTTCGGCGAAACAGGGAACTCGCCGAGTGCTCTACCAACTGAGCTATTGAGGAATACAAACAATAGCAAAAACTATTGAATGGAGACGGAGAGATTCGAACTCTTGACCCCCTGCTTGCAAGGCAGGTGCTCTCCCAACTGAGCTACGCCCCCAAATAGTGGTTTCTCAACGAAAAAAGCAAGCTCTTGCTTGCCACTTCTCTTATAGCAACCTCAAAACTTCACACAGTATTCCGAATCTACATATCTTCTTTTTAGAATAAACCTTCGATCTATTAGTATTCATCAGCTGAATGCGTTACCGCACTTACACCTTGAACCTATCTACCTTATCGTCTATAAGGGATCTTATTTCCTTGAAGGAATGGGATATCTCATCTTGAGGGGGGCTTCACGCTTAGATGCCTTCAGCGTTTATCCCGTCCAGACTTGGCTACTCAGCTATGCCGTTGGTCGACAGCTGATACACCAGTGGTCCGTCCACCCCGGTCCTCTCGTACTAGGGGCAGCTCCTCTCAAATATCCTACGCCCGCGCCGGATAGGGACCGAACTGTCTCACGACGTTCTGAACCCAGCTCGCGTACCGCTTTAATGGGCGAACAGCCCAACCCTTGGGACCTGCTACAGCCCCAGGATGCGATGAGCCGACATCGAGGTGCCAAACCACTCCGTCGATGTGAACTCTTGGGAGTGATAAGCCTGTTATCCCCAGGGTAGCTTTTATCCGTTGAGCGATGGCAATCCCACTTTATACCACCGGATCACTAAGTCCTACTTTCGTACCTGCTCCACCCGTCGGTGTCGCAGTCAAGCTCCCTTCTGCCTTTGCACTCTTCAAATGGTTTCCGACCATTCTGAGGGAACCTTTGAGCGCCTCCGATACCCTTTCGGAGGCGACCGCCCCAGTCAAACTCCCCGCCTGGCATTGTCCCACCACCGGTTCACGGCGGCTGGTTAGAAATCCAATACTACAAGGGTGGTATCCCAACAGTGACTCACTAGAAACTGGCGTCCCTAGATCATAGTCTCCCACCTATCCTGTACATGCAGTACCGAATCCCAGTACCAAACTGGAGTAAAGCTCCATGGGGTCTTTCCGTCCTGGCGCGGGTAACCAGCATCTTCACTGGTACTTCAATTTCACCGGATGCATTGTCGAGACAGTGCTCAAATCATTACGCCTTTCGTGCGGGTCGGAACTTACCCGACAAGGAATTTCGCTACCTTAGGACCGTTATAGTTACGGCCGCCGTTTACTGGGGCTTAAATTCAAAGCTTCGCTTGCGCTAACCTCTCCTCTTAACCTTCCAGCACCGGGCAGGCGTCAGCCCATATACATCACCTTACGGTTTCGCATAGACCTGTGTTTTTGCTAAACAGTTGCTTGAGCCTATTCTCTGCGGCCTGATTACTCAGGCACCCCTTCTCCCGAAGTTACGGGGTCATTTTGCCGAATTCCTTAACAATGCTTCTTCCGTCGGCCTTAGGATTCTCTCCTCATCCACCTGTGTCGGTTTACGGTACGGGTACAATAAATACAATAGCGGCTTTTCTCGGCACAGACTCTACTTACTTCTCTACTTTAATTTCGATACGCATCACGCTTTTGTGTTGATAGGCGGA
It contains:
- a CDS encoding SOS response-associated peptidase, giving the protein MCTRYALEKSLTGLKDIIEIAERSSLTTKFIDTHAKPLVTDGEVRPTDIVPVIAPNSKGARSVFPMQWGFIGRDNKRSIFNARYETASIKPTFKEAWRSHRCIIPASYYFEWEHFRSPDGRVKTGDKYAIQPSGSTITWLCGLYKIENGYPVFVILTKEPTENLKQIHDRMPLMLPADKVDEWINPSSNPEELIPFALSDVVAEKILLSRY
- a CDS encoding cysteine hydrolase family protein, whose protein sequence is MKILLVIDVQQRYLKNYKPDLVKRVNNRISEAVKADIPVVYVRNTGRSGKDENFDLAEDLLIESDCIFKKRLPSAFSNDEFELFLNKMKVETINVVGVDGRCCVSRTVMDALDRGYGVHLLMDAIEAHNDKFYYAELKTMEQKGALACMKLEKM